In one Lolium rigidum isolate FL_2022 chromosome 3, APGP_CSIRO_Lrig_0.1, whole genome shotgun sequence genomic region, the following are encoded:
- the LOC124698668 gene encoding geranylgeranyl pyrophosphate synthase 7, chloroplastic-like, with product MEKVTCCCLRNGAPSQSYFKNGAPSQSYFKPSLPYTIARSTSPPLPPCRRSISIFRCILTNSKRATGNSVVDVTAGRNTRPRGGFSFDFEQYMSVNGKAVHEALDRALPVCQPERLIESMRYSVLAGGKRVRPVLAIAACELVGGSAAAATPVACAVEMVHTMSLIHDDMPCMDDDTLRRGRPANHVAFGECTALLSGDALLALAFENLARGCADLGVVPAERALRAVAELGNAAGAGGVAAGQVADKASEGKPVSLAMLEFIHLHKTSRLIEAAAVCGAIVGGGTDGQIESVRRYARSVGLLFQVVDDVLDVTRTSEQLGKTAGKDQAADKATYPKLLGVEQAQAYMTELLAMAEAELQGFDAERAAPLQHLARFIAYRQN from the coding sequence atggagaaggtgacATGCTGCTGCCTCCGGAATGGAGCACCGTCCCAAAGTTACTTCAAGAATGGAGCACCGTCCCAAAGTTACTTTAAGCCCTCACTACCCTACACCATTGCACGATCCACATCGCCACCACTGCCACCGTGCAGGCGTTCCATCTCCATCTTCCGCTGCATCCTGACCAACTCCAAGAGAGCCACCGGGAATAGTGTCGTCGACGTCACCGCCGGCCGCAACACGAGGCCGCGAGGTGGATTCAGCTTCGACTTCGAGCAGTACATGTCTGTCAACGGCAAGGCCGTGCACGAAGCGCTGGACCGCGCCCTGCCTGTTTGCCAGCCGGAGCGCCTCATCGAGTCTATGCGCTACTCCGTCCTCGCTGGCGGCAAGCGTGTGCGCCCCGTCCTCGCCATCGCCGCGTGCGAGCTCGTCGGCGGCTCCGCGGCCGCGGCCACCCCCGTCGCCTGCGCCGTGGAGATGGTCCACACCATGTCGCTCATCCACGACGACATGCCGTGCATGGACGACGACACCCTTCGCCGTGGCCGCCCGGCCAACCACGTCGCCTTCGGCGAGTGCACCGCGCTGCTCTCGGGCGACGCGCTCCTCGCTCTGGCGTTTGAGAACCTTGCCCGTGGCTGCGCGGACCTCGGTGTTGTCCCCGCGGAGCGCGCGCTGCGGGCCGTGGCCGAGCTCGGGAACGCCGCGGGTGCCGGGGGCGTGGCCGCCGGACAGGTCGCCGACAAGGCGTCCGAGGGCAAGCCCGTGAGCCTCGCCATGCTGGAGTTTATCCACCTACACAAAACCTCGCGGCTGATCGAGGCCGCGGCCGTGTGCGGCGCTATTGTTGGTGGAGGTACGGACGGACAGATTGAGAGTGTCCGGCGGTACGCGCGCTCCGTCGGCCTCCTCTTTCAGGTGGTGGACGACGTGCTGGACGTGACGCGCACGTCGGAGCAGCTCGGGAAGACGGCGGGTAAGGACCAGGCAGCCGACAAGGCGACGTACCCGAAGCTGCTGGGCGTCGAGCAGGCGCAGGCCTACATGACCGAGCTCCTGGCGATGGCCGAGGCGGAGCTCCAAGGGTTCGACGCTGAGCGCGCCGCGCCGCTACAACATCTGGCAAGGTTCATTGCCTACAGGCAGAACTGA